DNA sequence from the Candidatus Cloacimonadota bacterium genome:
AATACTGGATTATGGACGTCTTCAATAAGATGTATGCCATCTTTTCCGTATATAGGTTTTATAATTAATGACTTATTGGAGGTAGAGCTTGCGTTACTAAGAATCTTGGTTCCGTTGCCGCTACCTATCACCAAATCAAGTAAACCGTCTCTGTTAAGATCGGCCGCAGCACAAGACCATCCATTATAGATTCTAGCCCCACTCAAATATGTAATATCTGTAAAGCTTCCATCGCCATTATTTTTGTAGAGATAGCTACGATCATTTTCGTAAACGGAAGTAATGAATATATCTAAAAATCCATCGTTATCTGCATCAAAAAAGAGTGGTTCAGCATGTAACTCATCATATTTGATTCCACTTTCTTGAGTAATATCGGTAAATTGCCAGTAGTATAGAGTATCTTCGACAACAACTCTATAACTCATGCCATCATTTCTAAGCAGCATCGTTTTATCCGAAATGTCTATGAATCTGGGATGTGCCAGATTGGCGATAATTAAATCCAGATCTCCATCGTTATCAAAATCTCCCCAATCTGCCCCAATACTGTGACCGTAATAGGCATTTTTGTACTTACCGGCAACAGAATGCAGTGCTGCTAGATCCTTAAACACACTATCCACATGGGTGAAAAGGAAATTGCGATTAAGACGGTAGTTTGTAACAAAAATATCCTGCTTGCCATCATTATCAAAATCTGCGGGAGCAACACCTCTGCCAGCCAATCCAGGATTGTCGGCAAAACTTTGAGCAAGGAACCCCAATTGCTTGCTCCTATCGACAAAGAAACCTTGATCGTTATAAAAGAAGAAATCCGGGTATCCGTTGCGGCTTTGCCATGTTTCGTAGTTTGCCATATACAAAGAGGGATATCCGGTTATGTTAATATCTACAAAAGCGACACCCTCCGTGGGCATTTTGTCATCAACATCTCCGGCTTTGGCATTTACTTTCACAAAACTATGATCGGGATTTTGCTTCATCAGAGCGTCTCCGTGTCCATCACTAGCGTGAGAGATGCTTACAAAATCTAAGTATCCATCTTTATTAAAATCTGCCCAAATACCGCCAGTGCTGTTTAAGTTCTGTACCAAACAGCTATCTGGATGGGGTTGAAAAGAAAAATCGCCCAAGTTTTTGTAGATATATTTACCATTAAATAAGATATCAATTTTTCCATCGTTATTGTAATCTGCTAAGGCAACTCGCGTGTAGCGTTTGCCATCCATAGCATGTGTATCTTCAAAGATGATTCCATTGTATGCAAAGATATTTCGTAGATAGTTGAGCGGATCTGAGTCTATTTTTAGCCTTTCAAGAATACTGGCAATAGCATCATAAGCTTCATTGTCATATTGTTTTCGGGGGGCTCCGTGTGTTAGGCAGTATCCAAAAGATTTGATGGCACTTTCCTGGTATTTCTTTTTGCTGAATAGTGCTAAGTACCTGCCCCTCCAGAAGTGCAATTCAGCAATCTCTCCCCGGTCATTATTGGTAAAAGAGATGTTCTGGAGTTTGGTTATCTCTCTTTGTTGCAATTTGTTGGGCTTAATAAAAAGGCAAATAAGCTCATCTTCATTGCCATACTTACCCCAAACATTAATCTGTCGGTAATAATCTGCTTTAGCCATTTGCAGCATAACTCTGTTTTGCCAATCATCACCTTCGTAAGAATCGAATAATATCTTCGCATTGGTACTTTTGCTGGCATTTGCCAAGCACTCTTTTGCAAAGTTAATTAGCATAAGATTTGGTTTTAACTCTGCCAGTTCTTTGCGAAAGCTGGGGCCAAGAATATACAAGCTGCTAATATAGGAATGGGAGGCACTACGAAAGCTGTTTTCTTCGATGCAATTGAGTAGAGCACTGAAATCCTTGATTTTGGCTAAATGATACAATTCGTAATAGTAGGCAGCTTGATGCCAAATAGAATTTGGATAGCTTTCATTGAACGATTTTATTAGTTCTAAAGCATCATAGCTGCTATTTTGAGTGGAAATCTCATCCAAAACGCTCTTGGCAGTGGCTTCAATGATTCCATTATACTCTGGTAGATTTTGAATTGTTCTGAGGATATCATCATTTTCCCCACCAGCTAAGTAATGGGCAAATACCAAAGAATCGGCAATGGAAGTAAAGCTGCTCTTTAATATATTGCCACGTATCAATATTGAGCTGGTATCTGGATCTGCACTTTGCAAAATTAACCATTGTAAGGCATCTTCCATCGAACCGAAGTCTCTTGCCAAGAGAAAGTGTAATTCGGATGCGAGAGTCATTTGATTTGTGCGTTGAGCAAATTCTAAAAGGCATTGACGATCTTCCAGGAGTGAGGAATTCTTTAACTTCATAAACTCATCTTGGTACTTATAGATAATATCGAATTGCTCCTTATCCAATAGAAAGCGTAGATCGTCTGCTGTTACCGAAGCGATTAATGAGCTAAGGGATAGCAAGATAACAATGATAGTATATTTTAGTGTTTTCATTTTTGCTCACTTATGGTTCTGATGAGATTGTTAATGTCCTCACTACTGAATTGATAGTTACGATTGCAGTAATGACATACAGGGTTTATACCTTCTCTCATATTTTCTAATTCTTTTTTCCCAAGCAAAATCAACGCTTTGGCAAAACTCTTTTTGCTACAGTTGCAATGATAGCGCAATGAACTCTCCTGGCTTATCTGGAAGGATATGTTTTTCAACACAAATCTATGCAGAATATCTTCAATACTCAAGCCCATATCCATGAGATCAGAGATATTTGGTGTTTGTTCCAGATTTTGGTTAAGTGCAGAGACTATAGCTAAATCTGCATTAGGAAGTTGTTGAATGATAAACCCTCCGGCAGCTCGTATCTTGGCAGAAGGATCTATTAAAACGCCCAAGTTGACCGCTGAAGGGCTTTGTTCACTTTGTTCATAGTAAGCTGCCACATCGCTTGCTATTTCTGCATCTATAAGTTGTACTGTTCCGGTATAAGGGGCTTTATTCACGGATTTACGGATAACGCTTAAAGACCCCTTTCCTAAATGCTTCCCGACCAAAAAGTTATCTTGTGCTACGGCAAACATCAGTTTAGGCTCGTATGGAAATGCCCTTATATCTCCCTCTTTATTTACAATCACTATTGCGCCTTTTAATGCTCCTTCTGCATCAATACGCAGAGTAATTTCAGAATGAGGAGCTTTTAACTCGGAGCTCATCAACGCAGCAGCAGTAATGAGTCTGCCCAGGAAGATTGTTGGTAAGGGAAACAGATCGTGTATATCACGAGCTTTTTGTACAATATCTGTAGTATCTGCAACGAATAAGCGGAATTGATTATCTGCAATGTTGCCTCGTAGTAAGCGGCTTTTATGGTCCTTCATTATCTATCCATTGCGTAGATATTTCGGTATTGGGGTAGTAAGCTTGTAAAATGCTTAAGTAATCTGATCCATTTCGAGCTTTGCGTAGTGCTCCTACCTGACACATGCCAACACCATGCCCAGACCCCCTACCTTGGATGTTTATCGTTTTTGCTGGTTGGAACACACTTTTACCTGATGACCCTATAAATACGAATAATGATGAAGGTAACATACCAAATGTCTGACGTATTTTATATTCGCTATCCAGAGTGACATTGTGGTCTCCTACAATACGAAGTTTTGTTACTCTACCAGAGATGCCACGTTCTAACACTTCAAAAGAGCGAATGTATTTTAGGCCTAATTTATTGGCAACATCTGCTTTGGAAATGCTACGATTCCAGTTCAAAGTCTTCTTTTCCCACGAGCTCATTCCGGTTGTATCAACTTTCCGGTTCAACCAGCTCGTTACCCCTTTTTCTGTTTCCAGGCTATATGATTCTGCTTCGGCTATGCAGATTGAGCCGCTTAAATGTTCAATGTATGCGCCATTCCAAATAGCCTGTGAAGAATCTGTTTTGCCTCCACAACAGCTATGGTAGGTGGCATCTGCAACTTTACCGTTTATAACCATTATCTCACCAGCACTTTGCATTACAGCTTCTTCAATGAGCTCATTGCGCAAGTGTTTCCCTTTGTAGACTTGACAGTGCGTAGTATTACAAAGATCATAGCCATCTTTTGAGTGGCGATTATTTAGCAATAAACTAATTGCGTGACTACGTGCAGCTACGGCTTGGGCTTTAAGTGC
Encoded proteins:
- a CDS encoding CRTAC1 family protein, which encodes MKTLKYTIIVILLSLSSLIASVTADDLRFLLDKEQFDIIYKYQDEFMKLKNSSLLEDRQCLLEFAQRTNQMTLASELHFLLARDFGSMEDALQWLILQSADPDTSSILIRGNILKSSFTSIADSLVFAHYLAGGENDDILRTIQNLPEYNGIIEATAKSVLDEISTQNSSYDALELIKSFNESYPNSIWHQAAYYYELYHLAKIKDFSALLNCIEENSFRSASHSYISSLYILGPSFRKELAELKPNLMLINFAKECLANASKSTNAKILFDSYEGDDWQNRVMLQMAKADYYRQINVWGKYGNEDELICLFIKPNKLQQREITKLQNISFTNNDRGEIAELHFWRGRYLALFSKKKYQESAIKSFGYCLTHGAPRKQYDNEAYDAIASILERLKIDSDPLNYLRNIFAYNGIIFEDTHAMDGKRYTRVALADYNNDGKIDILFNGKYIYKNLGDFSFQPHPDSCLVQNLNSTGGIWADFNKDGYLDFVSISHASDGHGDALMKQNPDHSFVKVNAKAGDVDDKMPTEGVAFVDINITGYPSLYMANYETWQSRNGYPDFFFYNDQGFFVDRSKQLGFLAQSFADNPGLAGRGVAPADFDNDGKQDIFVTNYRLNRNFLFTHVDSVFKDLAALHSVAGKYKNAYYGHSIGADWGDFDNDGDLDLIIANLAHPRFIDISDKTMLLRNDGMSYRVVVEDTLYYWQFTDITQESGIKYDELHAEPLFFDADNDGFLDIFITSVYENDRSYLYKNNGDGSFTDITYLSGARIYNGWSCAAADLNRDGLLDLVIGSGNGTKILSNASSTSNKSLIIKPIYGKDGIHLIEDVHNPVLHPNSPAFGTRVRVLIQDAMGKEYCLVRELSSAKGSSTQNAPELHFGLGTKHLIRYDIWRAKP
- the hslO gene encoding Hsp33 family molecular chaperone HslO; translation: MKDHKSRLLRGNIADNQFRLFVADTTDIVQKARDIHDLFPLPTIFLGRLITAAALMSSELKAPHSEITLRIDAEGALKGAIVIVNKEGDIRAFPYEPKLMFAVAQDNFLVGKHLGKGSLSVIRKSVNKAPYTGTVQLIDAEIASDVAAYYEQSEQSPSAVNLGVLIDPSAKIRAAGGFIIQQLPNADLAIVSALNQNLEQTPNISDLMDMGLSIEDILHRFVLKNISFQISQESSLRYHCNCSKKSFAKALILLGKKELENMREGINPVCHYCNRNYQFSSEDINNLIRTISEQK
- a CDS encoding SpoIID/LytB domain-containing protein gives rise to the protein MRKILILLSISINMLFGAEIRDGTLFLEINLASAAELRIEGSSFFLTENNELFKQDCSGEVTCKVVSQSTENQFGIISRIDSCSGYDESEAIINSHFIWKNGQLALKHEYWFFLPHSFQDLAQAQAYATAIDYPFSSIQSIPVVNSTLQIIQQDGEISFFESPLKIYSDEGLWINGLPYEGEFILKVRNGKLVLNHLLPIEEYIAGVIPNEIGNYSPLEALKAQAVAARSHAISLLLNNRHSKDGYDLCNTTHCQVYKGKHLRNELIEEAVMQSAGEIMVINGKVADATYHSCCGGKTDSSQAIWNGAYIEHLSGSICIAEAESYSLETEKGVTSWLNRKVDTTGMSSWEKKTLNWNRSISKADVANKLGLKYIRSFEVLERGISGRVTKLRIVGDHNVTLDSEYKIRQTFGMLPSSLFVFIGSSGKSVFQPAKTINIQGRGSGHGVGMCQVGALRKARNGSDYLSILQAYYPNTEISTQWIDNEGP